The Besnoitia besnoiti strain Bb-Ger1 chromosome Unknown contig00018, whole genome shotgun sequence genome contains a region encoding:
- a CDS encoding uncharacterized protein (encoded by transcript BESB_032800): MKINTMKSHSLDTTGAAAEAVSDLLEEKVEHVTDNRLLQTKVDSLEKRCAALQQAIAEEAPIGDPVWVKAVFERVYGKHTVQFDQENALSYFRQSDKRIGERGLDELYHWRDLYDDYLPAEDREVDPMLQATRRRLQAEPGAEGKRNLNSLLLSLALISGSRKASWCELIAQRQYIDTQASVAEKGDPKSDCITTAHFIAAVDRAQKVVERIRRSHIRELDYLHQQAQLFQKGGFSMNSSRPVTTKAESAGTRTEEFYNDRVLEYLFSEVVCIYKTSTGRPGFNNKCIAFLEVLRRSLLAQREEVCASKELQGWEEENSARESLDEAKATIFLTELEKGVEMHVFSAHAIPLFLY; encoded by the coding sequence ATGAAGATAAACACGATGAAGAGTCACTCTCTGGATACCACTGGTGCTGCGGCTGAAGCAGTCTCAGACCTTTTGGAAGAGAAAGTTGAGCACGTCACCGACAATCGTCTTCTTCAGACAAAAGTGGATAGCTTAGAGAAGAGGTGCGCCGCACTCCAGCAAGCGATTGCAGAAGAGGCTCCAATAGGAGATCCTGTATGGGTGAAAGCGGTCTTCGAGAGAGTGTATGGAAAACACACTGTACAGTTTGACCAAGAAAATGCCCTCTCATACTTCCGACAGTCGGACAAGAGAATTGGAGAGAGAGGATTAGACGAGCTGTATCACTGGAGAGATCTTTATGATGATTACTTGCCGGCTGAAGACCGCGAGGTGGACCCAATGCTACAAGCCACCCGCCGCAGACTTCAGGCAGAACCAGGAGCGGAAGGTAAGAGGAACCTGAACAGCCTCCTATTATCACTAGCATTGATTTCTGGCTCCCGGAAAGCCAGCTGGTGCGAGCTTATTGCGCAGAGGCAGTATATTGACACGCAGGCATCTGTGGCAGAAAAGGGTGATCCAAAATCGGACTGCATTACAACGGCGCACTTCATAGCTGCCGTAGATCGGGCACAGAAGGTGGTCGAGCGGATCAGACGTTCGCATATACGTGAACTCGACTACTTGCACCAACAGGCACAACTTTTTCAGAAGGGTGGTTTCAGCATGAACTCTTCCCGACCCGTAACAACAAAGGCGGAGTCGGCAGGCACTCGAACAGAGGAATTTTATAACGACCGCGTGCTGGAATATCTATTCTCGGAGGTGGTTTGCATATACAAAACGTCCACGGGTAGGCCAGGGTTCAATAACAAGTGTATCGCGTTTCTTGAAGTCCTACGCAGGAGCCTCCTTGCTCAGCGAGAAGAGGTTTGTGCCTCCAAGGAGCTGCAAGGATGGGAAGAGGAAAACAGCGCCAGAGAGTCACTCGATGAGGCTAAGGCAACAATTTTTCTAACTGAGCTAGAGAAAGGCGTGGAGATGCACGTATTTTCTGCCCACGCGATTCCTCTGTTTCTGTACTAA
- a CDS encoding MAC/Perforin domain-containing protein (encoded by transcript BESB_032810), whose translation MRHRVSPSVAPVSCGNSRSMKLIQLLTGSSVLLSAGYATVLCALVALAVFNASVSPANGISVRSDTGRVLSEAASNVDWQFDSIKSSASDELKASGTDRSSLRSSIRLHDSPSGSARSLAQIGGDDFDLDLSWDSDDDASTSADNSDVGDVDSLEETSDKATQKEDDLFGDDEETDEDSNNFTASLKSDDRNINKTNSKSSQTVKDFFGTVPVQFDNVFKKPSPLADRFDDKASEDRIREIDQRRADRLTADTEGIRSRIGAEPLQNMYTRAVETSPSTNFLGIGYDSIKGNPIGDPEMMVDPGLRSPIIVFSFKQDENGVTNDLNYLQPLGAYTRPFSACRQSETVNELDTLADYQSQLSVDASLQGGDLLGVNSFSGSAGYNQFARDISSKETKAFMIKTYCIRYEAGIAQTESFKWNYTLAFQNAVEALPTTFDGTQADNACTVEQWRQDHSTDLCQNTNIPRWIRFIEQFGTHYTVRLFAGGKMTYKVTMKAADVKKLKKRGVDVKAQVKIALGAVGFGGSTATSSNKEDMSGTRSLNLEKEAIVIGGKPPADLSDAKAIASWADTVEALPMPVKIELSSLQNLLPNDKKEAFEQAVDYYGKAYGMSLMDIQSLEGRARAIQDVLRDTTQIAWGGAPPGFAMCPKGQVVLFGFAIKFNFKVPVKDRLAGYHLVACTAGREKCDGTGTWKEDNDDERIYVVCGPEVVNEFYQVVDESTPGEEGAEATCPEDTEIAFGFGLGLRTGFYSAENLAIEPCTAGQTSCTKNLNSHTAKTYVWMVCAEKTFPGIAQLHNVVAIGSTGKAYNGSPYGNVTLTCDANESVILGYALEAHTHLTLNRHAFRVCDKDVSPCELRGSGINKTVFGNDRHGLFGWLLCSAPYTKPAEDMAGEGETVDEKTEENEA comes from the exons ATGCGCCACCGGGTATCCCCCTCGGTCGCTCCCGTCTCCTGCGGCAACTCCCGCTCGATGAAGCTCATCCAGCTTCTCACCGGTAGCTCCGTACTTCTGAGCGCAGGGTATGCAACCGTTTTATGTGCCCTGGTGGCACTCGCCGTATTCAATGCGTCAGTTTCGCCGGCAAATGGCATTTCCGTCCGATCGGACACCGGCAGGGTGCTTTCCGAAGCGGCGTCCAACGTCGACTGGCAGTTTGACTCCATCAAGAGCAGCGCCTCTGACGAGCTGAAAGCATCTGGAACCGATCGAAGTTCCCTTCGAAGCTCGATCCGATTGCACGACTCGCCGTCTGGATCTGCAAGGAGCCTGGCGCAAATA GGTGGCGATGACTTCGATTTAGACCTGAGCTGGGACAGCGATGACGATGCAAGCACCAGCGCCGACAATAGTGATGTAGGTGATGTAGACTCGTTGGAAGAAACCAGCGATAAGGCCACACAAAAAGAAGATGACCTGTTCGGTGATGACGAAGAAACTGACGAGGACTCAAACAACTTTACGGCTTCATTGAAATCGGACGACAGGAACATCAATAAGACGAACAGCAAAAGCAGTCAAACCGTGAAAGATTTCTTCGGGACAGTGCCAGTCCAGTTTGACAACGTGTTCAAGA AACCATCTCCTCTCGCTGATCGTTTCGACGACAAGGCCTCTGAGGACAGAATTCGAGAAATAgaccagcgccgcgcggatcGTCTGACGGCCGACACTGAGGGGATCCGATCGCGAATTGGTGCAGAGCCGCTGCAAAACATGTACACCCGAGCGGTGGAAACCTCGCCATCAACGA ATTTCTTGGGAATTGGCTACGATAGCATCAAGGGAAATCCCATCGGAGACCCCGAGATGATGGTCGATCCGGGGCTTCGCTCCCCTATCATCGTCTTCTCATTTAAACAAGACGAAAACGGCGTGACAAACGACTTGAACTATCTCCAGCCACTTGGTGCGTACACACGGCCTTTttccgcctgccgccagTCAGAAACTGTCAACGAGTTGGATACCCTGGCAGACTACCAGAGTCAACTCAGTGTAGACGCTTCGCTGCAGGGAGGAGATCTGCTGGGAGTGAACAGCTTCTCGGGCTCAGCCGGCTACAACCAGTTCGCGCGAGATATCAGCTCAAAGGAAACAAAGGCCTTCATGATCAAGACCTACTGCATCCGTTACGAAGCAGGAATCGCTCAAACCGAGTCATTCAAATG GAACTACACGCTTGCCTTCCAAAATGCAGTGGAAGCATTGCCCACAACTTTCGATGGAACCCAGGCGGATAACGCTTGCACTGTCGAGCAGTGGCGCCAAGACCACTCGACGGACCTTTGCCAAAACACCAACATTCCACGCTGGATTAGGTTCATCGAGCAGTTTGGCACACACTACACTGTTCGTCTGTTTGCAG GAGGCAAGATGACGTACAAGGTGACCATGAAAGCGGCGGACGTGAAGAAGTTGAAAAAACGAGGTGTCGACGTTAAAGCACAGGTCAAAATCGCTCTAGGCGCTGTAGGCTTCGGTGGGAGCACGGCGACCTCATCGAACAAAGAAGACATGTCGGGCACACGCAGTTTGAACCTCGAAAAGGAAGCAATTGTCATTGGTGGAAAGCCCCCGGCAGATCTATCGGACGCGAAGGCAATTGCGAGTTGGGCAGATACCGTCGAGGCCCTGCCCATGCCC GTCAAGATCGAACTGAGCTCGCTGCAGAACCTGCTGCCCAACGACAAGAAAGAGGCATTTGAGCAGGCTGTCGATTACTACGGAAAGGCGTATGGCATGTCTCTAATGGACATTCAGTCGCTTGAAGGCAGAGCAAGGGCGATTCAGGATGTG CTGAGAGACACGACCCAGATTGCTTGGGGAGGCGCCCCTCCAGGTTTCGCCATGTGCCCCAAGGGCCAAGTTGTTCTGTTTGGCTTTGCAATAAAGTTCAACTTCAAGGTGCCCGTGAAGGACAGACTTGCTGGGTACCACCTTGTCGCATGTACAGCAGGAAG AGAGAAATGCGACGGGACAGGTACCTGGAAGGAGGATAACGACGACGAACGAATCTACGTGGTGTGTGGGCCCGAGGTCGTGAACGAATTTTACCAGGTCGTCGACGAGAGCACGCCTGGTGAAGAG GGCGCTGAAGCTACGTGTCCTGAAGACACCGAGATCGCCTTTGGGTTTGGTCTTGGCCTTCGAACAGGATTTTACAGCGCCGAAAATCTAGCGATTGAGCCCTGTACCGCTG GACAAACAAGTTGCACAAAGAATCTGAATAGCCACACAGCGAAAACTTACGTTTGGATGGTTTGCGCGGAGAAGACTTTCCCGGGAATCGCA CAACTGCATAACGTCGTCGCTATTGGTTCCACAGGAAAGGCGTACAATGGGAGTCCCTATGGGAATGTAACGCTCACCTGTGACGCCAACGAAAGCGTTATCCTTG GTTACGCTCTTGAAGCACATACGCACCTAACATTGAACAGGCATGCCTTCCGGGTCTGTGACAAGGATGTATCGCCGTGTGAACTCAGAGGTTCAGGCATAAACAAAACGGTGTTTGGCAACGATCGGCACGGTCTCTTCGGATGGTTACTGTGTTCTGCCCCTTACACAAAGCCGGCGGAAGACATGGCCGGCGAAGGGGAAACAGTTGACGAGAAAACAGAAGAAAATGAAGCGTAG